DNA from Bdellovibrionota bacterium:
CTGCCATGCGATCCGCCACGTCCTTTTCCGTCTTGGGCGGAGGAACGATGACCTTGTCTCCCGGTTTCCAGTTCACCGGGCAAGCCACGGAATGTTCGTCCGCTGTCTGGAGAGCGTCGATCAAGCGTACGATTTCGTCGATGTTCCTCCCCACATTGAGGGGGTAGTAAACCATCGCCCGAATGGTCCGTTTCGGGTCAATCACAAAAACCGCCCGCACGGTGACCGTGGAGCTTTCACCGGGATGAATCATCCCGTATTTTTGCGCGACCGCCATATTGGAATCCGCAATCATGGGGTAATTGATTTGCGCATCCAGAATCTTGTGCAAATTCTCCCGCCAGGCCAGATGG
Protein-coding regions in this window:
- a CDS encoding peroxiredoxin gives rise to the protein MEPTNTEPRAGIPRIGDSAPDFTANTTQGEITFSKWSQGKWVVLFSHPADFTPVCSTELTEFARRESEFAKRNVKLIGLSIDSVHAHLAWRENLHKILDAQINYPMIADSNMAVAQKYGMIHPGESSTVTVRAVFVIDPKRTIRAMVYYPLNVGRNIDEIVRLIDALQTADEHSVACPVNWKPGDKVIVPPPKTEKDVADRMAAKDVERLDFYLSRKSLPA